The following are encoded together in the Streptomyces sp. NBC_01465 genome:
- a CDS encoding AMP-binding protein, translating into MGSAGTVAELVARQWGDDRVGLRADSLTLSHHDVAAGAAARAALLVDLLPRGAQPHLGVLLDNTPEFPLWLSAAALAGAAVAGINPTRRGAELARDIVHTEVRVLVTSRERIGLLDGLQLPGVRILVTGTDAYEELLAPYAGARPGDAVARKVTPDSRMLLYFTSGSTGAPKAAICTQGRLAAAGYSLVRHFGVTGDDVHYVCMPMFHGNAVIANWAPALAGGAAVALRERFSASGFLGDVRKFGATYFTYVGRAVQYLLATPERDDDREHALRMGFGTEAGAVDAARFKERFGAPLVEGYGSSEGGAAIQRTADTPAGAVGRAAPGDQLAVVDPETGEERVAARFGEGGVLVNGADAIGELVNRGPNPFEGYWRNEAADAARRRGGWYWTGDLFFRDGEGFLYFAGRTDDRLRVDSENLAAAMIENILARWEDAAGVAVYAVPDPVAGDQVMAAVALREGVAFDADGFAEFLRAQGDLGTKMAPRFVRVVASMPVTATNKVHRVALRGEGFSGCADEVWWAEGGSYRRLTPEDVAVLREEYRVHGREGLLEAGKSSPSGA; encoded by the coding sequence ATGGGGAGTGCGGGCACCGTAGCGGAACTCGTCGCGCGCCAATGGGGCGACGACAGGGTGGGGCTGAGGGCGGACAGCCTCACTCTGAGCCATCACGACGTGGCGGCGGGCGCGGCGGCGCGGGCGGCGCTGCTGGTGGACCTGCTGCCTCGGGGCGCTCAGCCGCACCTGGGTGTGCTGCTCGACAACACCCCTGAATTTCCCCTGTGGTTGAGCGCCGCGGCCCTCGCGGGGGCCGCCGTCGCCGGCATCAATCCGACCCGGCGCGGGGCGGAGCTGGCGCGGGACATCGTGCACACGGAAGTCCGGGTGCTGGTCACCTCGCGGGAACGGATCGGGCTGCTCGACGGGCTTCAACTGCCCGGCGTACGGATCCTGGTGACCGGGACGGACGCGTACGAGGAGCTGCTGGCTCCCTACGCGGGGGCGCGGCCGGGAGACGCGGTGGCCCGGAAGGTCACGCCCGACAGCCGGATGCTCCTGTACTTCACCTCCGGGTCGACCGGGGCGCCCAAAGCGGCGATCTGCACGCAGGGGCGGCTGGCGGCGGCAGGATATTCGCTGGTCAGGCACTTCGGGGTGACCGGGGACGACGTCCACTATGTGTGCATGCCGATGTTCCACGGGAACGCCGTGATCGCGAACTGGGCGCCCGCCCTGGCGGGAGGGGCGGCGGTCGCCCTGCGGGAGCGGTTCTCGGCGTCGGGGTTTTTGGGTGATGTGAGGAAGTTCGGGGCTACTTACTTCACGTACGTGGGGCGGGCCGTTCAGTATCTGCTGGCCACACCGGAGCGGGACGACGACCGCGAGCACGCGCTGCGGATGGGGTTCGGCACGGAGGCGGGCGCGGTGGACGCGGCCCGCTTCAAGGAGCGGTTCGGGGCGCCGCTGGTGGAGGGGTACGGATCGTCGGAGGGCGGCGCTGCGATCCAGCGGACCGCGGACACGCCGGCGGGCGCGGTGGGGCGGGCGGCGCCCGGGGACCAGCTGGCCGTGGTGGATCCGGAGACGGGGGAGGAGCGGGTCGCGGCGCGGTTCGGGGAGGGTGGGGTGCTGGTCAACGGGGCTGACGCGATAGGGGAGTTGGTGAACCGGGGGCCGAATCCTTTTGAGGGGTACTGGCGGAACGAGGCTGCGGATGCGGCGCGGCGGCGGGGCGGGTGGTACTGGACCGGGGATCTGTTCTTCCGGGACGGGGAGGGGTTTCTCTATTTCGCAGGGCGTACGGACGACCGGCTGCGGGTCGACAGCGAGAACCTGGCGGCGGCGATGATCGAGAACATCCTGGCCAGGTGGGAGGACGCGGCGGGGGTCGCGGTGTACGCGGTGCCGGATCCGGTGGCCGGGGATCAGGTGATGGCGGCGGTGGCGTTGCGGGAGGGGGTGGCGTTCGACGCGGATGGCTTCGCCGAATTCCTGCGGGCACAGGGCGACTTGGGCACGAAGATGGCGCCCCGGTTCGTACGGGTGGTGGCGTCGATGCCGGTGACCGCCACGAACAAGGTGCACCGGGTCGCGCTGCGGGGGGAGGGTTTTTCGGGGTGTGCGGATGAGGTGTGGTGGGCGGAGGGTGGCTCGTACCGGAGGCTGACCCCGGAGGACGTTGCGGTTCTGCGGGAGGAGTACCGCGT